The nucleotide window GAATGTTCTGGTCGTACAGCTGTTCGCAGTAGCGGAGGAGGATGGACGAGCCGCAGGCGGAGATAAGCGCAATGTGAAAACGCTTGTGCCGGACTTCCCATTCCGGGTTGGCCTCAAACCCGTCGTCTCCGCGAGAGCGCGGAAATCTGGACAGATGATGATGTGCGAGAACGAGCGCTTCCTCCCAGGCCTGATCTCCGTTTGCGATGGACTCCGATAGTGCGCGTTCCTCAAGCCAGCATCTGGTCTTCAACAGTTCGCCGAATTCGGCCTTGCTGACCAGAGCAACGCGGAAGCCGCGCTGATCGATCCGCTCGACAAGAGCGTCGGACGTCAGAAGGCTCAAAGCCTCCCGAACCGGTGTCGCTCCGACATCGTAGCGCTCGCTGAGCTCGCTGATTTTAAGCTTGCGTCCGGGTTCCAGGAAGCCTGACAGGATATCCGCGCGGATTCGGTTTGCCGCAAGCGCGGTGATCGAAGTGGTTTCGCTCTCTGCTGCCTGCACAGACGGGTTTTCTCTATCCTGTCTCGTGTCGATATACATCCTATGCCCCAATCCGGCCTCAGATCTTCACGACGTGTTCACGAAACCTGTGGTTACTCTGCAGCTTCGGCTTGTCGTGATCTTCGTCGTTCAGGTATTTGATCGACGGCTTGCCGAGAAAATCCCGGGGCAACAGGTGGGCCCGCACGAACTGGCTTTCGCCGTCCGTCACATTGAATGCCGTGACAGGCGAGTTGGTATCCTCGAACCAGACCTCGCCCGGTGTGATCTCGGTGCTGTCGTGGTCGGAACGAATTTCGAGAGCGCCCTTGATCAGATAACGGTAACCAGGTCCGGGATGAACGTGCCTGTAAGCCACCGCGCCGGACGGGAAGCCGACGGTGTCCAGTCGAAAAACGACCTCACCCGGAGCGATGCTCAACGGCGCGGTTTTTACCAACTTGCAATGTTCCGGGGGCTCCACTGGCGTTTTTCCGATGCTCCAGACACATATCTGGCCGACGCCCCTTATGGGGAGCGGCTTGGGTCCGGAGACAAAATCGGTTTTACCAGGTCCAAGCGCCGTGTTGCCCAAAAGGAAAGACCCGACCTCCACGTAGAGCATTGCTGGCCCCGGCGGGATCAGAAGCTCCATCTCCTGCGGACGGTCGCTGGCAAACACCTGAAAGATCATGTGCGGCATCTTTGTCATATTGTCATTTAAAACACGCTTTTTTGATATTAACCAGAAAAAATCGATTTTTTTGATTTTCTGAAGATAATATGTTTAAGCTGACATACAAATGGGATCAGGCTGCAAAAATGCGGCCGGCTTCTTAGGCGTCGATTAAAAAAGGCGTTCGTATTCAAGGCGATGGGAGGAAAAACATGCGTCTCAAGATGATTTCGATGTTGGCGGCGACTGCGGCGATGGTCGGCCTCGCGCCACCAAGCCAGGCGGCCGTGGACGGCCCGGACGTATTCTGGAAGCTGTCGATGTGGGGCAACCCGCGCGCCCTGTCTGCCGGGATGGAGCGGCTGGCGGAGAAAGTCGCGGCCGAAACAAACGGTAAATTCAAGATCAAGATCTTCTATGGCGGCCAGCTGTCGAAGTCGCGGGAGAACCTCGACGGTCTGAAGCTGAACGCATTCGAAGGCGCAGCGTTCTGCAATTTCTATCACCCCGGCAAAAACCCGGCATTCATGGTGTTCTCGTTGCCGTTCCTGCCGTTGGG belongs to Nisaea sp. and includes:
- a CDS encoding GntR family transcriptional regulator, which produces MYIDTRQDRENPSVQAAESETTSITALAANRIRADILSGFLEPGRKLKISELSERYDVGATPVREALSLLTSDALVERIDQRGFRVALVSKAEFGELLKTRCWLEERALSESIANGDQAWEEALVLAHHHLSRFPRSRGDDGFEANPEWEVRHKRFHIALISACGSSILLRYCEQLYDQNIRYRMIAGTSAYPSRHISEEHEAILNASLDRNVDEAVLLLINHYEKTGRFLEERLSRGE
- a CDS encoding cupin domain-containing protein; the protein is MIFQVFASDRPQEMELLIPPGPAMLYVEVGSFLLGNTALGPGKTDFVSGPKPLPIRGVGQICVWSIGKTPVEPPEHCKLVKTAPLSIAPGEVVFRLDTVGFPSGAVAYRHVHPGPGYRYLIKGALEIRSDHDSTEITPGEVWFEDTNSPVTAFNVTDGESQFVRAHLLPRDFLGKPSIKYLNDEDHDKPKLQSNHRFREHVVKI